In one Fusobacteriaceae bacterium genomic region, the following are encoded:
- a CDS encoding RNA polymerase sigma factor RpoD/SigA — protein MEDRDLISLYLEDIRKYKVLDKDEELELLKKIEEGDPEAKNQLILSNLRLVVNVAKGYTKKGMSFIDLISEGNFGLIHAIEKFDIHKGFRFSTYAVWWIKQAISKAVINKGRDIRIPSYRHDLLNRVNRYIMAKIKEDGFYPSIERISRDLKITDGKVEKILLDFQDTMSLNMSIGEDIFLEDTLINEDGSSLEDKVIEELGRRQVIDMVNALDEREKEILKMRFGLDGYEIHTLEEIGNEFRITRERVRQIEKRTLEKLRSVFQRIIGNYAPRQNQKSQDKADKTAKIKKNNTRRKKSDNQD, from the coding sequence ATGGAAGATCGCGATTTGATCTCTCTTTATCTCGAAGACATCCGGAAATACAAGGTGCTCGACAAAGATGAAGAGCTGGAACTGCTGAAAAAAATAGAAGAGGGAGACCCCGAGGCAAAAAACCAACTCATTTTGTCTAACTTGCGGCTTGTGGTCAACGTTGCCAAGGGCTATACGAAAAAAGGGATGAGTTTTATCGACTTGATCAGCGAGGGGAATTTCGGCTTGATTCACGCCATAGAAAAGTTCGACATCCACAAGGGCTTCCGTTTTTCGACCTACGCGGTCTGGTGGATCAAACAGGCCATCAGCAAGGCCGTGATCAACAAAGGGCGGGATATACGTATTCCCTCGTACCGGCACGATCTCCTGAACCGCGTCAACCGCTATATCATGGCAAAGATCAAGGAAGACGGCTTTTACCCCTCCATCGAACGGATTTCCCGGGACCTCAAGATCACCGACGGCAAGGTGGAAAAAATCCTGCTGGACTTCCAGGACACCATGTCCCTCAACATGTCCATCGGCGAGGATATCTTCCTCGAGGACACGCTGATCAACGAGGACGGGAGTTCCCTTGAAGATAAAGTCATCGAGGAATTGGGCCGCCGGCAGGTCATCGACATGGTCAACGCCCTGGACGAAAGAGAAAAAGAGATCCTCAAGATGCGTTTCGGCTTGGACGGCTACGAGATCCACACGCTGGAGGAAATCGGCAACGAATTCCGAATCACCCGGGAACGGGTTCGGCAGATCGAAAAACGCACGCTCGAAAAGCTGCGCAGCGTGTTCCAGCGCATCATCGGCAATTATGCCCCGAGACAGAACCAAAAATCACAGGACAAAGCGGATAAAACGGCCAAAATAAAGAAAAATAATACCAGGAGGAAGAAAAGTGATAATCAAGATTAA
- a CDS encoding NAD(P)H-dependent glycerol-3-phosphate dehydrogenase, producing MEKVVILGAGSWGTALGLMLGAFGRPVVIWDHRRERAAETEAARENKRYLPGVKFPGNVHVTADEEGLLEKVNYVLLSVPSQELRTVVRRFTTQLTDKTILINTAKGIEIKSGMRLSEVIKDEILGKFHKNIVVLSGPTHAEEVAIGMPSTIVAAGDPAKAKKVQKLMTNDRFRVYINDDVMGVELGAAVKNCLAIGAGISDGLGFGDNTKASIITRGVAEMVRYGKAMGARETTFSGLTGIGDLVVTCTSRHSRNRHVGERLGKGEKIDKILADMVMVAEGVPTVKAIYESAKKLGVSMPLIDGVYAVIYKNADPRNVVSDLMRRSTKEEFYERKG from the coding sequence TTGGAAAAAGTAGTGATACTGGGCGCGGGCAGCTGGGGCACGGCCCTCGGCCTTATGCTGGGCGCTTTCGGGCGGCCCGTCGTCATCTGGGACCACCGGAGGGAAAGAGCGGCGGAAACCGAGGCTGCCCGGGAAAACAAGCGCTATCTGCCGGGCGTCAAATTCCCCGGCAATGTCCATGTGACCGCTGACGAGGAAGGCCTTCTCGAAAAAGTCAACTATGTCCTTCTCTCCGTCCCCTCGCAGGAGTTGCGGACCGTAGTCCGGCGCTTTACGACGCAGCTCACGGACAAAACCATTCTCATCAATACGGCAAAAGGCATCGAAATCAAGAGCGGCATGCGGCTCTCGGAGGTCATCAAAGACGAAATTCTCGGGAAATTCCACAAGAATATCGTCGTCCTTTCAGGGCCCACCCACGCCGAGGAAGTGGCCATTGGCATGCCCAGCACCATCGTGGCCGCAGGGGATCCCGCCAAGGCCAAAAAAGTCCAGAAACTCATGACCAACGACAGGTTTCGGGTCTATATCAACGACGACGTCATGGGCGTCGAACTGGGCGCGGCGGTCAAAAACTGTCTCGCCATCGGCGCGGGGATCTCGGACGGTCTGGGCTTCGGCGACAACACCAAGGCCTCCATCATCACCCGCGGCGTCGCGGAAATGGTCCGCTACGGAAAGGCCATGGGCGCAAGGGAAACCACCTTTTCAGGCCTGACCGGCATTGGCGACCTCGTCGTCACCTGTACGAGCCGCCACAGCAGGAACCGCCATGTGGGCGAACGTCTCGGCAAAGGGGAGAAAATCGACAAAATCCTCGCGGATATGGTCATGGTGGCCGAAGGCGTGCCGACGGTCAAAGCCATTTACGAATCCGCGAAAAAACTGGGGGTCTCCATGCCCCTGATCGACGGCGTCTACGCGGTCATCTACAAAAACGCCGACCCGAGGAACGTGGTGTCGGATCTTATGCGCAGAAGCACAAAGGAAGAATTTTACGAACGGAAGGGATAA
- the plsY gene encoding glycerol-3-phosphate 1-O-acyltransferase PlsY — protein MKSLFFILLAYFLGSVPAGVWVGKYFKNIDIREHGSKNTGTTNAWRVLGARYGVLVLFIDALKGWLPPFLASKAGVSGNILVFIGMVAILGHTLSCFLRFKGGKGVATSLGTFLFLIPKVTLILLVLFIVIVALSKYISLGSIVCAGLLPILTLLFPPTKSGMTRGPIFVITLFTGIFVIWKHRSNIARLRSGSENKFKF, from the coding sequence ATGAAATCGCTGTTCTTTATTCTTCTTGCGTATTTTTTGGGTTCCGTTCCCGCCGGCGTCTGGGTGGGAAAATATTTCAAAAACATCGATATCCGCGAACACGGCAGCAAAAATACCGGCACGACAAACGCGTGGCGGGTCCTGGGAGCCAGGTACGGCGTCCTCGTCCTGTTCATCGACGCGCTGAAGGGCTGGCTGCCGCCTTTTTTAGCCAGTAAAGCCGGCGTTTCCGGCAATATCTTGGTCTTTATCGGCATGGTGGCCATCCTCGGGCATACGCTGTCCTGTTTCCTGCGCTTCAAGGGCGGAAAGGGCGTCGCCACAAGCCTCGGAACATTTTTGTTCCTGATCCCCAAAGTGACGCTGATCCTGCTTGTTCTTTTCATTGTGATTGTGGCCCTCAGCAAATACATCTCGCTGGGTTCCATTGTCTGCGCGGGCCTGCTTCCGATTCTGACGCTCCTGTTTCCGCCGACGAAATCGGGGATGACCCGGGGCCCCATATTTGTCATTACGCTTTTTACGGGGATCTTTGTGATCTGGAAACACCGGAGCAACATCGCGCGGCTCCGTTCCGGATCGGAAAATAAATTCAAGTTTTAG
- a CDS encoding D-alanyl-D-alanine carboxypeptidase: protein MKRVLILFGILFFGIFDLSRGMSVPPIPTKAEVSAPAAETPKKAAPKKKKAVKKAAPEPIKLDIIPVPDSDKEDTESGETGVAENIASAEQLYAAVLLGEEHGEIFFSENSSVKWPLASLTKMMSLLVVDDAVNAGKIALTDKIAIPKAAIGIGGSGIPMKSGETFTVEDLIKAAGIYSANNAIYALADHVGGSIADFVDMMNDKARELGLENELEFHTPAGLPTHITKKDMDMGTAMGVYKLAVEFVKRKRLMAVAGTAAETIHGGKIKLTNRNKLIGERGIYGIKTGYHSKSGYNIAIVTDRNGLRIITVVLGGKSYRERDAVALAYVDSFDAHFAVKQILDESRALARIPVIHGASEFIDLYPDRTYGRVIKVNDNVNIKIKRSAKVIAPVEKNEILGTYAIYIRDEKIIEGNLRTRDDVKLKLTF from the coding sequence ATGAAACGAGTCCTTATCCTTTTCGGTATCCTGTTTTTCGGTATTTTTGATTTGTCCCGGGGGATGTCTGTCCCCCCGATCCCGACAAAAGCGGAAGTATCCGCCCCGGCGGCGGAAACTCCGAAAAAAGCCGCCCCAAAAAAGAAAAAAGCCGTGAAAAAAGCCGCGCCCGAGCCGATAAAGCTGGACATCATCCCGGTTCCCGACAGCGACAAGGAAGACACGGAAAGCGGCGAGACCGGCGTAGCCGAGAATATCGCCTCCGCGGAGCAATTATACGCCGCGGTGCTTTTGGGCGAAGAGCACGGGGAAATTTTCTTTTCCGAAAACAGCTCGGTCAAATGGCCCCTAGCCTCGCTGACGAAAATGATGTCGCTCCTCGTCGTCGACGACGCCGTCAACGCGGGAAAGATCGCCCTTACGGACAAGATCGCCATCCCAAAGGCCGCCATCGGCATAGGGGGCAGCGGAATTCCCATGAAATCGGGCGAAACTTTTACCGTGGAGGATCTGATCAAGGCCGCGGGGATCTATTCGGCCAACAACGCGATTTACGCCCTTGCCGACCATGTGGGGGGGAGTATTGCCGACTTCGTGGACATGATGAACGACAAGGCCCGGGAACTGGGTCTCGAAAATGAACTCGAATTTCACACGCCGGCGGGGCTTCCGACCCACATCACGAAAAAAGACATGGACATGGGAACGGCCATGGGGGTCTACAAGCTGGCCGTGGAATTTGTCAAAAGAAAGCGCCTGATGGCCGTGGCGGGTACCGCCGCCGAAACGATCCACGGCGGCAAGATCAAGCTCACCAACCGCAACAAACTCATCGGAGAGCGCGGGATCTACGGCATCAAGACCGGCTACCACTCCAAATCGGGCTACAACATCGCCATTGTCACGGACCGCAACGGGCTCCGGATCATTACGGTGGTTCTCGGCGGAAAATCCTACCGGGAGCGGGACGCCGTGGCCCTTGCCTACGTGGATTCCTTTGACGCCCACTTTGCCGTAAAGCAGATCCTCGACGAATCCCGGGCCCTGGCCCGGATCCCCGTAATCCACGGCGCCAGCGAATTTATCGATCTCTACCCCGATCGGACCTACGGCAGGGTCATCAAAGTCAACGACAACGTCAACATCAAGATCAAACGCAGCGCCAAGGTCATCGCCCCCGTGGAAAAAAACGAGATCCTCGGGACCTACGCGATCTACATCAGAGACGAAAAAATCATCGAGGGCAATCTCCGGACGCGGGATGACGTCAAGCTCAAGCTGACGTTCTAA
- a CDS encoding hydroxymethylglutaryl-CoA lyase → MMEERKVILCEVGPRDGLQNEKKILTTEEKVSLIDAITDSGFPVIEAGSFMNPKAVPQMADTDEVMRRIRKREGTEYRVLIANLKGVERAAACGCKKVKLNVSASKGHNLANLNMTPKESVEGFAECVRAARANGIEISGSISMPFGSPWDREIPLEDVKIIARAYLDCGISEISLSDASGMAVPNQVYNICMEMKKKFSEVTWWLHFHNTRGLAMANIIAGLGAGIKRFDTSFAGVGGCPFVPGAAGNVATEDVVHMFSEMGIETGIDLDKVIGCAKRVREILGHDTDSYILKAGKSKDLVLESGKG, encoded by the coding sequence ATGATGGAAGAAAGAAAAGTCATCCTGTGTGAAGTCGGCCCCCGGGACGGGCTTCAAAACGAAAAAAAAATCCTCACGACGGAGGAAAAGGTAAGCCTCATTGACGCCATTACGGATTCGGGGTTTCCGGTAATCGAAGCGGGGTCCTTCATGAACCCCAAAGCCGTCCCCCAGATGGCTGATACCGATGAAGTCATGCGGCGGATCCGGAAGCGGGAAGGGACAGAATACCGCGTACTCATTGCCAACCTGAAGGGCGTCGAACGGGCGGCGGCCTGCGGCTGCAAAAAAGTCAAGCTCAATGTGTCCGCGAGCAAAGGACATAATTTGGCGAATCTCAACATGACGCCCAAAGAATCAGTCGAAGGCTTTGCGGAATGTGTCCGGGCGGCGCGAGCAAACGGGATTGAAATCTCGGGATCCATTTCCATGCCTTTCGGCTCCCCCTGGGACCGGGAAATCCCCCTGGAGGACGTAAAAATCATCGCGAGGGCCTATCTCGACTGCGGGATTTCCGAAATCTCTCTTTCGGACGCGTCCGGCATGGCGGTTCCCAACCAGGTCTACAACATCTGCATGGAAATGAAAAAGAAATTTTCCGAAGTTACGTGGTGGCTCCATTTTCACAACACCCGGGGGCTCGCCATGGCCAATATCATCGCGGGCCTGGGCGCGGGGATCAAACGCTTTGACACGTCCTTCGCGGGCGTGGGAGGCTGTCCCTTCGTCCCGGGGGCGGCCGGAAACGTCGCGACGGAGGACGTCGTGCATATGTTTTCGGAAATGGGGATAGAGACGGGGATTGACCTCGACAAGGTCATCGGCTGCGCCAAACGGGTCCGGGAAATTCTCGGCCACGATACGGACAGCTATATCCTCAAGGCGGGAAAATCAAAGGATCTGGTTTTGGAATCGGGAAAAGGCTGA
- a CDS encoding sugar phosphate isomerase/epimerase: protein MEFKFSLAHLTILKTTPVELARIAAVCGYDYVSIRQIYMGVPGEERYALYDDPDMKAEVKAIFRDTGLKLSDIELARVLDNMDVSAYEKAFELARELGGSHVLSSIWTENKPYYIEKFGEICDLAKKYDLTVDLEYVPIAGVRTLAQAMEVLRAVNRDNAGLMVDTHHFQRARDKYEDLRAVPDKYFHFAHLCDATGEIPAERDELVRIMREERLYAGEGGIDIAAILNCMPPMTYSIELPNAARVAELGQQGHAKRCLETAKEYCEKYVSGR, encoded by the coding sequence ATGGAGTTCAAATTTTCTTTGGCGCATCTGACGATCCTCAAAACAACGCCCGTAGAACTGGCCAGAATCGCCGCCGTTTGCGGATATGATTACGTCAGCATCCGGCAGATCTACATGGGGGTTCCCGGTGAGGAACGATACGCCCTTTATGACGATCCCGACATGAAAGCCGAAGTCAAGGCCATCTTCAGGGATACGGGACTAAAATTGTCCGATATCGAACTGGCCCGGGTTCTGGACAACATGGATGTGTCCGCCTATGAAAAGGCTTTTGAGCTGGCCCGGGAATTGGGCGGATCCCATGTGCTTTCGAGCATCTGGACGGAAAATAAGCCCTATTACATTGAAAAATTCGGCGAAATCTGCGACCTCGCCAAAAAATACGACCTGACCGTCGATCTCGAGTATGTGCCGATTGCCGGGGTCCGAACCCTGGCCCAGGCCATGGAGGTTCTTCGCGCCGTCAACCGGGACAACGCGGGACTCATGGTCGATACGCACCATTTCCAGCGGGCCCGGGATAAATATGAAGATTTGCGGGCCGTACCCGACAAGTATTTCCATTTTGCCCATCTCTGTGACGCCACGGGAGAAATCCCGGCGGAGCGGGACGAACTGGTCCGGATCATGCGGGAAGAGCGGCTCTACGCGGGAGAAGGCGGGATCGACATCGCGGCGATTCTCAACTGTATGCCGCCGATGACCTACTCCATCGAGCTCCCCAACGCGGCCCGGGTAGCGGAATTAGGCCAGCAGGGTCACGCGAAGCGCTGCCTTGAGACGGCAAAAGAATACTGCGAAAAATATGTGAGCGGAAGGTAA
- the aroE gene encoding shikimate dehydrogenase has product MNNRIQGTTGLIGLIGNPTKHSRSPHMHNSAFEKLGLDYVYLCFDVQDGDLERAIDAFKLFQARGFNVTFPHKQKILAYLDDISEDARIIGAINTAKIDPSTGKITGYNTDGRGIIASFDEKRIKYRNEKVILCGVGGAGRAIAISLAYNGVGELILKEINKTLAAEIKETIERNISGAKVRIIADDDITVKNEMKDATLFINATPLGMESRGGKCVVSSPDVFHPGVFVYDIVYDPRETLLMKYARQAGCETTNGINMMLWQGAIAFKIWFGVDMPLDYVRQELFEQ; this is encoded by the coding sequence ATGAATAACAGAATACAAGGAACCACGGGATTGATCGGGCTGATCGGAAACCCTACAAAGCACAGTCGGTCGCCGCATATGCACAATTCCGCTTTCGAAAAACTGGGACTGGATTACGTCTATTTGTGCTTTGACGTCCAGGATGGCGATCTGGAAAGGGCCATTGACGCATTCAAGCTTTTTCAGGCCAGAGGGTTCAATGTTACTTTTCCCCATAAACAAAAAATTTTGGCTTATCTGGATGACATTTCGGAAGACGCGCGGATTATCGGAGCGATCAATACCGCGAAAATTGATCCGTCAACCGGAAAGATCACAGGATACAATACCGATGGCAGAGGGATTATCGCATCATTTGATGAAAAACGAATCAAATATCGCAACGAAAAAGTAATTTTGTGCGGTGTCGGCGGGGCAGGACGCGCGATTGCAATATCACTGGCTTACAACGGGGTCGGAGAATTGATCCTCAAAGAAATCAACAAAACTCTCGCGGCTGAGATCAAGGAAACCATAGAACGTAATATTTCCGGCGCGAAAGTAAGGATCATAGCCGATGACGATATTACGGTTAAAAATGAAATGAAGGACGCGACATTATTTATCAACGCAACCCCTCTCGGGATGGAAAGCCGCGGCGGAAAATGCGTCGTTTCCTCTCCCGATGTCTTTCATCCCGGCGTCTTCGTCTATGACATCGTCTACGACCCGCGGGAAACGCTTTTGATGAAGTACGCGAGACAAGCCGGTTGCGAGACCACAAACGGCATCAACATGATGCTGTGGCAGGGCGCCATTGCCTTCAAGATCTGGTTTGGCGTGGACATGCCCCTGGATTATGTTCGACAGGAGCTTTTTGAACAATAA
- a CDS encoding thiamine pyrophosphate-binding protein, translated as MKRLLSEQITDYLERRGVEYVFGLCGHTVIAMLDALQKSKLKYISTRHEQIASTAADGYARVKGKASVVMCHLGPGLTNATTGVANAAFDSIPMVVIAGDVPSYYYGKHPHQEVNLHCDGSQYDIYKPFVKRAWRLDTPEMMGEILDKAFRLAESGRPGPVLISVPMDMFSREVDTLFFERTYLDSHDTIKPSLDEDTAVKIAKALIEAKNPVIHAGGGILLSKASEELRELVEFLEVPVSRTLMGQGCISDRHPLLMGMTGFWGTNFINERTANADVILALGTRFAEADSSSWYKGVSFDQGKTKFIQIDIDPTEIGRNYPVVIGAVADLKAALKAILKAAKTLKTEGIKRPEIIKAIAEYKANFKKANKTVEEDKRYPMTPQRILKDVREVLPEDGIIVTDVGWNKNGVGQQFDITVPGTILHPGGLATMGFGSAALLGAKLAAPDRKVITLIGDGGFGTNPSVLAAAKEYNIPVVWVVMNNYAFGTIAGLESSHYHHTFGTVFKINEKPYNPEWSEVARAYGIKAKKITSAEEFKRAFEEAINANEPYLLDVPMENIPVPTDGTWNINDIYTPKDNIYEGVLISGEAVRSKHVTTK; from the coding sequence ATGAAAAGACTGTTGTCGGAACAAATTACCGACTATCTCGAACGCAGAGGCGTGGAATACGTTTTCGGCCTTTGTGGACACACGGTTATCGCAATGCTGGATGCGTTGCAAAAGAGTAAATTAAAATATATTTCGACTCGCCATGAACAAATCGCTTCCACGGCCGCCGACGGCTACGCGAGAGTCAAAGGAAAAGCGAGCGTCGTGATGTGTCATCTGGGCCCGGGGCTGACAAACGCCACTACGGGAGTTGCCAACGCAGCTTTCGATTCGATACCGATGGTGGTTATAGCAGGCGATGTGCCGAGTTATTATTACGGCAAGCATCCGCACCAGGAAGTGAACCTGCATTGCGACGGCTCGCAATATGATATTTACAAGCCCTTTGTCAAAAGGGCGTGGCGTCTTGATACGCCGGAAATGATGGGGGAAATCCTCGACAAGGCCTTTCGCCTGGCCGAATCGGGCCGCCCCGGGCCGGTATTGATTTCCGTGCCCATGGATATGTTTTCACGGGAAGTGGACACGCTCTTTTTTGAAAGGACGTATCTGGATTCTCATGATACCATAAAGCCGTCCCTCGACGAGGATACAGCGGTTAAAATCGCAAAAGCGCTCATTGAAGCAAAAAATCCCGTGATCCACGCGGGGGGCGGCATCCTCCTGTCCAAAGCCAGCGAAGAACTCAGGGAACTCGTGGAATTTCTTGAAGTCCCCGTATCACGGACGCTTATGGGACAGGGCTGTATTTCCGACCGGCATCCACTCCTGATGGGTATGACAGGCTTCTGGGGCACGAATTTCATCAACGAGCGAACCGCCAACGCCGACGTCATCCTGGCTTTGGGGACAAGATTCGCCGAAGCGGATTCCAGCAGCTGGTACAAGGGCGTTTCCTTTGATCAAGGCAAAACAAAATTCATCCAAATTGATATCGATCCTACGGAAATCGGGAGAAATTATCCCGTCGTCATCGGCGCTGTCGCGGATCTGAAAGCCGCGCTCAAAGCGATTTTAAAAGCGGCGAAAACTTTAAAAACGGAAGGAATCAAGCGACCGGAAATAATCAAAGCCATCGCTGAATATAAAGCGAATTTCAAAAAAGCAAACAAGACTGTGGAAGAGGACAAGCGCTATCCAATGACGCCTCAAAGAATATTGAAGGATGTCCGTGAGGTCCTGCCCGAAGACGGGATTATTGTAACCGATGTCGGATGGAATAAAAACGGCGTCGGGCAACAATTTGACATCACGGTCCCGGGAACGATTCTGCATCCGGGCGGACTGGCAACGATGGGATTCGGCTCAGCCGCTTTACTGGGTGCGAAGCTGGCGGCCCCCGACAGAAAAGTCATCACACTGATCGGAGACGGCGGTTTCGGAACAAATCCTTCCGTCCTTGCCGCTGCGAAAGAATACAATATCCCCGTTGTCTGGGTTGTGATGAACAATTATGCTTTCGGAACGATCGCCGGATTGGAATCCTCCCATTACCATCATACGTTCGGGACGGTCTTCAAAATCAATGAAAAACCTTACAATCCGGAATGGTCTGAAGTCGCCAGAGCTTACGGGATCAAGGCGAAAAAAATCACAAGCGCCGAGGAATTCAAAAGAGCCTTTGAAGAGGCAATCAACGCCAATGAACCATATTTGCTGGATGTTCCGATGGAAAATATTCCGGTGCCGACAGACGGCACATGGAATATTAACGATATTTATACCCCCAAAGATAACATTTACGAAGGCGTGTTGATTTCCGGCGAAGCCGTCCGTTCAAAGCATGTGACAACGAAATAA
- a CDS encoding 3-dehydroquinate dehydratase — translation MNNKKMKKVLFLHGVNHNMFGKRDPKQYGTITLDQINERIRKVAEEIGDVTVEFYQTNSEGDMVDRILKAYMDKKDAVLINAGAWTHYSWAIHDALDILECPIYELHMSNVHKREEWRHFSVISSLAQGILVGLGPDVYTLGLRAACSFIDQKK, via the coding sequence ATGAATAATAAAAAAATGAAAAAAGTACTGTTTTTACACGGAGTCAATCACAATATGTTTGGAAAGAGAGACCCGAAACAGTACGGAACGATTACGCTGGATCAGATCAACGAGCGCATCAGAAAAGTCGCCGAAGAAATCGGGGACGTCACGGTGGAATTCTACCAGACAAACTCCGAAGGGGATATGGTGGATCGCATATTGAAAGCGTACATGGATAAAAAGGACGCCGTCCTGATCAACGCGGGCGCGTGGACTCACTACAGCTGGGCAATTCACGACGCGTTGGACATCCTGGAGTGCCCCATATATGAGCTTCATATGTCAAATGTACACAAAAGAGAAGAATGGCGACATTTTTCCGTAATCTCTTCCCTGGCTCAGGGGATTCTCGTGGGTCTCGGTCCCGATGTTTACACACTGGGATTACGCGCCGCATGCAGCTTCATTGATCAAAAAAAGTAA
- a CDS encoding tripartite tricarboxylate transporter permease, with amino-acid sequence MLHGIHPCCFQIPLQRCFAIKKESFMSIFNYLMIPVYNPVLILFVAVGVFSGIYIGAIPGLSGTMAVSLLVSFTFGWETHRALALMIGVFIGAVYGGSRSAILLNIPGAPAAVATSFDGYPLAQKGEAGRAMGIATTQSVIGTLLGIIALGCCAPMVSKFALKFSSVDYLLLGIMGMMMVGSLGCKSIYRGLISAAIGVLLGTVGMDTMTAKPRFTYGITYLLPGVNYVVAMIGLFGVSEALAQITTKDIIPIKQKIDKIIPSFDVIKKHLPLTFRSAIVGVLVGALPGAGGDIAALLTYDQAKRTIKNPETPFGEGAIEGIVAPETANNAAIGGAFIPMLTLGIPGDAVTAVMIGALTIHGLKPGPNLMTTTPDLFYLIVSCLAFGTVFLLIFGLTGIKIFTKIVEIPKGILMPIIIILSVVGSYAINNSLPDVFWMLGFGVLGYFMKQFDYPIGPCVLGTILEKLLEENYRRGVLLKKSVVGLLGSIFTSPISVVLFIMIVVMFVTQTQTYQRWKAKRNKGRADSLNSPEKAGYSIRG; translated from the coding sequence ATGTTGCATGGCATTCATCCTTGTTGTTTTCAGATACCTCTTCAGCGTTGTTTTGCCATAAAAAAGGAGAGTTTCATGAGTATATTTAATTATTTAATGATTCCCGTCTATAATCCCGTCCTGATTCTGTTTGTCGCAGTCGGTGTTTTTTCAGGAATTTATATCGGCGCAATTCCCGGTCTGTCGGGGACAATGGCTGTATCTTTATTGGTTTCGTTTACCTTTGGATGGGAAACGCACAGAGCTCTGGCACTCATGATCGGCGTCTTTATCGGCGCCGTATATGGCGGATCTCGCTCCGCCATTTTACTGAACATTCCGGGAGCGCCCGCAGCCGTTGCCACCAGTTTTGACGGCTATCCTCTCGCACAAAAAGGAGAGGCGGGCAGAGCCATGGGCATTGCCACAACGCAATCGGTCATCGGCACATTGCTCGGAATCATTGCGCTTGGTTGTTGCGCGCCCATGGTTTCAAAATTTGCCTTGAAGTTTTCTTCGGTCGACTATTTGCTTTTAGGCATAATGGGCATGATGATGGTGGGCAGCCTCGGTTGCAAATCCATATACCGTGGTCTTATCTCCGCCGCCATCGGCGTCCTGCTGGGTACCGTGGGAATGGATACCATGACGGCGAAACCGCGTTTTACGTATGGCATCACCTATTTATTGCCGGGCGTGAACTATGTCGTAGCCATGATTGGATTATTCGGCGTTTCAGAGGCTTTGGCGCAAATCACGACGAAAGACATTATCCCGATCAAACAAAAAATTGATAAAATCATTCCTTCTTTTGATGTGATCAAAAAACATTTGCCGCTGACGTTCCGTTCCGCCATCGTTGGTGTGCTTGTGGGAGCGCTGCCGGGCGCAGGCGGAGACATTGCGGCGCTTTTAACCTACGATCAGGCCAAACGGACCATCAAGAATCCGGAAACGCCCTTCGGAGAAGGAGCGATTGAAGGGATTGTTGCACCGGAAACCGCCAACAACGCGGCGATCGGAGGCGCTTTCATTCCGATGCTCACTTTGGGGATTCCCGGAGACGCCGTTACGGCGGTTATGATCGGCGCATTGACGATTCACGGGCTGAAGCCGGGCCCCAATTTGATGACGACAACGCCGGACCTGTTCTATCTGATTGTCAGCTGTCTCGCGTTCGGAACGGTCTTTCTTCTGATCTTTGGTTTGACCGGAATCAAAATTTTTACGAAAATTGTGGAAATACCCAAGGGGATTCTAATGCCGATCATCATTATTCTGTCTGTGGTCGGTTCCTATGCCATAAACAACAGCCTGCCGGATGTGTTTTGGATGCTGGGTTTCGGCGTGTTGGGCTATTTCATGAAGCAATTTGACTATCCCATCGGGCCATGTGTACTCGGTACGATTCTGGAAAAATTGCTCGAAGAAAATTACCGGAGAGGCGTACTTCTAAAAAAATCCGTGGTGGGATTGCTGGGAAGCATCTTCACAAGTCCGATTTCCGTGGTTCTCTTCATCATGATCGTCGTGATGTTTGTCACGCAAACACAGACTTATCAGCGGTGGAAGGCAAAAAGAAACAAAGGCCGGGCTGACAGCTTAAATTCGCCAGAAAAAGCCGGCTATTCTATAAGGGGATGA